The following coding sequences lie in one Miscanthus floridulus cultivar M001 chromosome 9, ASM1932011v1, whole genome shotgun sequence genomic window:
- the LOC136479112 gene encoding uncharacterized protein, whose amino-acid sequence MVRDAMGFDEYTEAEMKKLKRLMADMRTPLHQSCKAKYSKLFATLTLLQLKATYHWTDRSFDALLHRLEDMLPEGNELPKTTYEAKQIVCPMGLEVKKIDACKNDCILYHDAIQWHVIDSKYASFKDEPRNIRFALSTDGMNPFDNRSSSHSVWPVLLSIYNIPSWLCNRRKYMMMPLLISGPHQPGNDIDVYLRLVVDELKTLWSDGVKVYDGFKRESFKLRAMVLTSITDVLGHRCLSGQSKGEKDCFQCLDDTESLWLNNSKKRVYIRHRRFLSRSHPYRLMKCQFDGTIEKGSAPRHFTGHDVYDQVKDVNVTLGKNKKSALGKRKRKEEEVADKRWKKKSILWELPYWKDLAVRHSIDVMHVTKNVCGSLLGTLLNTKGKSKDHANARADMKDLDIRPELCPEGPSA is encoded by the exons ATGGTGCGTGATGCCATGGGCTTTGATGAGTACACTGAGGCAGAGATGAAGAAGCTGAAGAGGTTGATGGCAGACATGAGGACTCCTCTCCATCAGAGCTGCAAGGCAAAGTATTCAAAGTTGTTTGCTACTCTCACGCTTCTCCAGTTGAAGGCGACATATCATTGGACTGACCGGAGCTTCGATGCATTGCTACATCGATTAGAGGACATGTTGCCTGAGGGGAATGAGTTACCCAAGACCACATATGAGGCCAAGCAGATTGTTTGCCCTATGGGATTGGAGGTCAAGAAAATCGATGCCTGCAAGAATGACTGTATACTGTACCATG ATGCTATTCAGTGGCACGTCATCGACTCCAAGTATGCATCTTTTAAAGATGAGCCAAGAAACATTCGCTTTGCACTGAGCACAGATGGCATGAACCCGTTCGATAACAGGAGCAGCTCGCACAGTGTCTGGCCTGTGTTGTTATCGATCTACAACATTCCATCGTGGTTGTGTAACAGGAGGAAATACATGATGATGCCACTTTTGATCTCGGGTCCGCATCAGCCAGGGAATGACATCGACGTGTATCTAAGGCTGGTTGTCGATGAGCTCAAGACGCTCTGGTCAGACGGTGTCAAGGTATATGATGGGTTCAAGAGAGAGTCATTCAAGTTGCGTGCAATGGTGTTAACCAGCATCACCGATGTTCTGGGACACCGTTGCTTGTCTGGGCAGTCCAAAGGAGAGAAAGATTGCTTTCAGTGCTTAGATGATACCGAGAGTCTTTGGCTGAACAACTCGAAGAAGAGGGTGTACATAAGACATCGCCGTTTCCTTAGCCGATCCCATCCTTATCGGCTCATGAAATGCCAGTTTGATGGCACAATTGAGAAGGGATCTGCTCCGAGGCATTTCACTGGGCACGATGTCTATGACCAGGTAAAGGATGTCAATGTTACGTTGGGGAAGAACAAAAAGAGTGCCCTTGGAAAGAGAAAGCGCAAGGAGGAAGAAGTCGCTGATAAgaggtggaagaagaagtccattctatgggagctaccctattggaaAGACTTAGCAGTTCGCCACAGCATCGATGTCATGCATGTGACAAAGAATGTTTGTGGGAGCTTACTTGGAACACTCTTGAACACCAAGGGGAAAAGCAAGGACCATGCAAATGCACGAGCGGACATGAAAGATTTGGATATCAGGCCCGAGTTGTGTCCCGAGGGCCCCAGTGCCTAG
- the LOC136479114 gene encoding uncharacterized protein encodes MASSSAFYSSYVVVFLSTLLLSGFSVTHHHTSHAQADGIDPLLPLCKSIGGGSRDFGIDFCISALGSDNRSRHDGPNFPVIAIDLLAANATSTGAKIGGLLKTGGGGRDEATRDALVSCQALYGGIVGLLPGCTAQVNDGKFDRAALTLERTASAARECEDAFTEKKVASPLTAEDDAAFKLAKLAVSLLEFLS; translated from the coding sequence ATGGCCTCCTCCTCCGCCTTCTACTCGAGCTATGTCGTCGtcttcctctctacgctcctgctCTCAGGCTTCTCAGTCACTCATCATCACACTAGTCATGCCCAGGCGGACGGCATCGACCCACTGCTCCCCCTGTGCAAGAGCATCGGCGGTGGCAGCAGGGACTTCGGCATCGACTTCTGCATCTCGGCCCTCGGCTCCGACAACCGGAGCCGCCACGACGGCCCCAACTTCCCCGTCATCGCCATCGACCTCCTGGCGGCCAACGCCACCAGTACCGGGGCAAAGATCGGCGGACTACTGAAgacaggcggcggcggcagagatGAGGCCACCAGGGACGCCCTGGTGTCCTGCCAGGCGCTGTACGGCGGCATTGTGGGCTTGCTGCCCGGCTGCACCGCCCAAGTCAACGACGGCAAGTTCGACCGGGCGGCGCTGACCTTGGAGAGGACGGCGAGCGCCGCCAGGGAGTGCGAGGACGCGTTCACGGAGAAGAAAGTGGCGTCGCCATTGACTGCGGAGGACGACGCCGCATTCAAGCTGGCCAAGCTTGCTGTTTCCCTGCTTGAGTTCCTTAGCTGA
- the LOC136479115 gene encoding uncharacterized protein, whose product MGDSEVLTVRFHFNGEFVLDGSQMQYCNGDLGVSHIDKDKLSIPELNGHLIDHITFQRSVRMYWLPIGAKLNSGMRLLVDDKSCLDMLDEIGSAGAIDIYTEQIELDMSGNEEGTETQYGDEDVFALFRDENIMDLNEQEGNQCAGQDVNIMYLEAPTTHEDGQNDEKGDQHAENEEEEESGSDFDATGFTSDEDDEVREMRNKYKQFMSAARKRGDIPFDTPIFFDVPGGSDVNNFAQANEGGDGIAYFDSDHDASYDEDNDGVSRRRNCRFSIFDSHAETPHFAVDMCFRGRDQLKDAIERYALKMKVNIRYPKNDKQRLRAVCMWKGCPWVLHASYNSRTDWFQIVTYNPNHACCPELKNKRLSTKRICDKYESTIKANLAWKARAMKETVQEDMGVDVSITMIKRAKARVVRKIMDCQTGEYSKLFDYALELKQSNHGTSVHVALDPEETDHVFQRMYICLDACRRGFLDGCRRVIGLDGCFLKGPMKGELLSAVGRDANNQIYPIAWAVVEYENKNSWGWFLGHLQKDIYIPYGAEGWVFITDQQKGLLSVVNEMFPLAEHRMCARHIYANWRKKHRLQEYQKRFWKIAKASNEMLFNHYKNKIANKTPRGWKDLQNADPIHWCRAWFKVGSNCESVDNNMSESFNSWIIEARFKPILTMLEDIRILVTRRIQENRSNSERWLMEICPNIIRKVCKIRHRTQYCHVLWNGEAGFEVRDKKWRFTVDLNNRTCSCRYWQVSRIPCAHACAALFKMSEEPNKYVHMCFSLEAYKRTYQHVLQPVEHESAWPVSQNPKPLPPRVKKMPGRPKKNRRKDPSEPKRSSTKSSRVGTKIKCGRCKGDGHNSRTCTVTMQHATSATRQANINPLAMEPAQSKQRKGKRLVPSSSHTNSSVNSSYLQSGHKKQRVSYTKSRAIAEASAKAAAGGSASIIIETSAGTAAGTSAKATINVSGGTGSAKIRSTSAARGGESTLEKE is encoded by the exons ATGGGAGATTCTGAGGTATTGACTGTTAGATTTCATTTCAATGGGGAATTTGTTCTTGATGGGTCACAGATGCAATATTGCAATGGGGATTTGGGAGTATCACACATAGATAAGGACAAATTATCAATCCCAGAGCTCAATGGCCATTTGATAGATCACATCACTTTTCAGAGATCTGTTAGGATGTACTGGTTGCCAATTGGTGCAAAGCTAAATAGTGGAATGAGGCTGCTTGTAGATGATAAGTCCTGCCTGGATATGCTTGATGAGATAGGATCTGCAGGTGCTATTGACATATACACTGAACAAATTGAGTTGGACATGAGTGGCAATGAAGAAGGTACAGAGACACAATATGGAGATGAGGACGTCTTTGCCTTATTCAGAGATGAGAACATTATGGATTTGAATGAACAAGAAGGTAACCAATGTGCTGGACAGGATGTGAATATTATGTATTTGGAGGCTCCTACCACTCATGAGGATGGTCAGAATGACGAAAAGGGTGATCAACATGCAGAaaatgaggaggaagaagaatcaGGAAGTGATTTTGATGCCACAGGATttacaagtgatgaagatgatgaagtaagggagatgagaaataaatacaaACAGTTTATGTCGGCTGCGAGGAAGAGAGGAGATATTCCATTTGACACCCCAATTTTTTTTGATGTTCCTGGAGGTAGTGATGTCAACAATTTTGCTCAAGCCAATGAAGGTGGAGATGGCATTGCATACTTTGATTCAGAtcatgatgcatcatatgatgagGACAATGATGGTGTTTCAAGGAGAAGGAACTGCAGGTTTTCAATATTTGATAGTCATGCTGAGACTCCACATTTTGCTGTGGATATGTGCTTTAGAGGAAGGGATCAATTGAAAGATGCAATAGAAAGGTATGCATTGAAGATGAAGGTAAATATCAGATATCCCAAGAATGATAAGCAGAGGCTTAGGGCTGTATGCATGTGGAAGGGATGTCCCTGGGTTCTCCATGCTTCATACAACTCCAGGACAGATTGGTTTCAGATTGTGACATATAATCCAAATCATGCATGCTGCCCAGAACTTAAAAATAAAAGGTTATCTACAAAAAGAATATGTGACAAGTATGAGAGTACAATCAAAGCTAATCTAGCATGGAAAGCTAGAGCAATGAAGGAGACAGTACAAGAAGACATGGGTGTCGATGTGTCAATCACAATGATtaagagggcaaaggcaaggGTTGTCAGGAAGATAATGGATTGTCAGACTGGCGAGTACTCAAAGTTGTTTGACTATGCATTGGAGCTGAAGCAAAGTAATCATGGAACCAGTGTGCATGTTGCTCTAGATCCTGAAGAAACTGACCATGTATTTCAGAGAATGTACATATGTTTGGATGCATGTCGAAGGGGATTCTTGGATGGATGTAGGAGAGTTATTGGGCTTGATGGTTGCTTTCTTAAGGGGCCTATGAAAGGTGAGTTGCTGTCAGCTGTTGGAAGGGATGCCAATAATCAGATTTACCCAATAGCCTGGGCTGTTGTCGAATATGAGAACAAAAATTCATGGGGTTGGTTTCTTGGGCATCTTCAAAAAGATATCTATATCCCTTATGGTGCAGAAGGATGGGTTTTTATAACAGACCAACAAAAG GGGCTTTTAAGTGTAGTGAATGAGATGTTTCCATTAGCTGAGCATAGGATGTGTGCACGACACATTTATGCCAACTGGAGGAAAAAACATAGGCTACAAGAGTACCAAAAGAGGTTCTGGAAGATTGCGAAGGCTTCAAATGAGATGTTGTTTAATCATTACAAGAATAAGATCGCCAACAAAACTCCTAGAGGATGGAAAGATTTGCAGAATGCAGACCCCATACATTGGTGCCGAGCTTGGTTCAAGGTTGGATCCAATTGTGAATCTGTTGATAACAACATGAGTGAATCATTTAATAGTTGGATTATAGAAGCAAGGTTTAAGCCTATCTTGACAATGTTGGAGGACATAAGGATCCTTGTGACTAGAAGAATCCAAGAGAATAGGAGCAACAGTGAGAGGTGGTTAATGGAAATATGCCCCAACATCATCAGGAAGGTATGTAAGATCAGGCATAGGACCCAGTACTGTCATGTCTTGTGGAATGGTGAAGCTGGTTTTGAAGTGAGAGATAAAAAATGGAGGTTCACAGTAGATCTCAACAACAGGACATGCTCATGCAGATATTGGCAAGTTTCTAGGATTCCATGCGCACATGCTTGTGCTGCCCTGTTCAAGATGTCTGAAGAGCCTAATAAATATGTGCATATGTGTTTTTCTCTTGAGGCATACAAGAGGACATATCAACATGTCCTGCAACCTGTAGAGCATGAGTCGGCATGGCCTGTGTCCCAAAATCCTAAACCATTGCCTCCTAGAGTGAAAAAGATGCCAGGCCGGCCAAAGAAAAACAGGAGAAAAGATCCTTCAGAGCCAAAGAGATCAAGCACTAAGTCATCAAGAGTTGGTACTAAAATCAAATGTGGTCGGTGTAAAGGGGATGGTCACAACTCCAGAACATGCACTGTGACAATG CAGCATGCCACCAGTGCAACAAGGCAGGCAAATATCAATCCATTGGCAATGGAACCTGCACAATCCAAGCAACGTAAAGGAAAGCGTCTAGTACCATCTTCAAGTCACACCAATTCATCTGTCAATTCATCCTATCTTCAG TCTGGCCATAAGAAACAAAGGGTGTCTTACACAAAATCCAGAGCCATTGCTGAAGCATCCGCAAAGGCAGCTGCTGGTGGAAGTGCATCTATTATAATCGAGACAAGTGCTGGCACGGCTGCTGGGACATCTGCAAAGGCAACCATCAATGTTTCAGGAGGAACCGGCTCAGCCAAAATTCGATCCACTTCAGCTGCCCGTGGAGGAGAAAGCACTCTCGAAAAAGAATAG
- the LOC136483320 gene encoding GTP-binding protein BRASSINAZOLE INSENSITIVE PALE GREEN 2, chloroplastic: MAAKPLLPIPAAAAARLPFRLLSPPAPPPRLLPFLPPPFLPQRRSLSASAVPAGRRSRLPAPVISEGRDDEDAAVGRPVCPGCGVFMQDEDPNLPGFFKNPSRSSQGETGGGGDVLLAADSDAFLEDEEEGVAEDVSDAELEGLDSDIDEFLEEIEKGDEEDGSPVKGATDIDAFASDWDSDWEEMEEDEDEKWRKELDGFTLPGVGYGNITEETIQRLKKEKLSKSERKRRAREAKRAEAEEDSALVCSRCHSLRNYGLVKNDKAENLIPDFDFDWFISSRVMKRSAGTPVIVMVVDCADFDGSFPKRAAKSLFEALEGRRKSKASETPRLVLVGTKVDLLPWQQMGVRLDRWVRGRAKAFGAPKLDAVFLISVHRDLAVRNLISYIKESAGPRSNVWVIGAQNAGKSTLINAFAKKQGVKITRLTEAAVPGTTLGILRVTGVLPAKAKMYDTPGLLHPYIMAMRLNNEERKMVEIRKELRPRSFRVKVGQSVHIGGLTRLDVLKSSAQTIYITVWASSNVPLHLGKTENADELREKHFGIRLQPPIGPERVNELGHWTERHIEVSGASWDVNSMDIAVSGLGWYSLGLKGTATVSLWTFEGIGVTERDAMILHRAQFLERPGFWLPIAIANAIGEETRKKNEKREADQRRREEEELLLEEMV; this comes from the exons ATGGCTGCTAAACCCCTCCTCCCAAtccccgccgccgcggcggctcGTCTTCCCTTCCGCCTCCTCTCCCCGCCAGCTCCACCTCCCCGcctcctccccttcctccccCCGCCATTCCTGCCCCAAAGACGCAGCCTTTCCGCCTCCGCCGTACCCGCCGGCAGGCGTAGCAGGCTACCGGCCCCGGTCATCAGCGAGGGCAGGGATGACGAGGACGCCGCCGTCGGCCGGCCTGTGTGTCCTGGATGCGGGGTCTTCATGCAGGATGAGGATCCCAACCTTCCTGGCTTCTTCAAGAACCCCTCCCGCAGCTCCCAGGGCGAGACGGGAGGAGGTGGAGATGTGCTCCTGGCCGCCGACTCGGATGCGTTTCTTGAAGATGAGGAGGAGGGGGTGGCGGAGGACGTGTCGGATGCTGAATTGGAGGGCCTGGACAGCGATATCGATGAGTTCCTTGAAGAAATCGAGAAGGGGGACGAAGAGGATGGCTCACCGGTGAAAGGTGCCACTGATATCGATGCTTTCGCCAGCGATTGGGACTCCGATTGGGAGGAGATGGAAGAAGACGAGGATGAGAAGTGGAGGAAAGAACTGGACGGTTTCACCCTGCCTGGAGTCGGGTACGGGAACATCACTGAGGAGACGATCCAGAGGCTGAAGAAAGAGAAACTGTCCAAGTCCGAGAGGAAACGCCGGGCGAGGGAGGCCAAGAGGGCTGAGGCTGAGGAGGACTCTGCCCTCGTCTGTAGCCGGTGCCACTCGCTGAGGAATTATGGGCTTGTGAAGAACGACAAGGCTGAGAACCTGATCCCGGACTTTGACTTCGATTGGTTCATTTCGTCTCGGGTCATGAAGCGGTCGGCTGGTACTCCGGTCATCGTCATGGTGGTGGACTGCGCAGACTTTGATGGGTCGTTTCCAAAGCGAGCTGCCAAGTCGTTGTTCGAGGCACTTGAAGGAAGGAGAAAATCAAAGGCGAGCGAAACACCGAGGCTTGTTCTTGTTGGTACAAAGGTGGATTTGCTTCCATGGCAACAAATGGGAGTGCGGTTGGATAGGTGGGTTCGTGGTCGTGCTAAGGCTTTTGGAGCACCCAAGCTAGATGCTGTGTTCTTGATCAGCGTCCACAGAGATTTGGCTGTTAGAAACCTAATTTCGTACATCAAGGAGTCAGCAGGACCTCGTAGCAATGTTTGGGTGATTGGTGCACAGAATGCTGGGAAATCTACCCTGATCAATGCTTTTGCAAAGAAACAGGGTGTTAAGATCACAAGATTGACTGAAGCTGCTGTCCCAGGAACAACATTAGGCATATTGAGGGTAACAGGTGTTTTACCTGCAAAGGCAAAGATGTATGACACTCCTGGCCTGTTGCATCCTTACATAATGGCAATGAGATTAAATAATGAGGAACGGAAGATGGTTGAAATAAGGAAAGAATTGCGGCCACGATCCTTCAGGGTGAAA GTAGGACAATCTGTCCATATTGGAGGCTTAACACGGCTGGATGTGCTAAAATCATCAGCACAAACTATCTACATAACTGTTTGGGCATCTTCCAATGTTCCCCTCCATCTTGGAAAGACTGAAAATGCTGATGAATTGCGAGAGAAACATTTCGGCATCAGACTTCAG CCTCCAATTGGTCCAGAGCGAGTCAATGAATTGGGTCACTGGACAGAAAGACATATTGAGGTTTCTGGGGCAAGCTGGGATGTCAACAGTATGGACATTGCTGTTTCTGGCCTTGGATGGTACTCCTTGGGCCTTAAAGGCACTGCCACTGTTTCCTTGTGGACATTTGAGGGCATTGGTGTGACAGAACGTGATGCAATGATTCTGCACCGAGCCCAGTTTCTCGAAAGGCCTGGATTTTGGTTACCTATCGCCATTGCTAATGCTATAGGTGAGGAGACAAGAAAGAAGAACGAGAAGAGAGAGGCTGAtcaaagaagaagagaggaagaagagCTCCTTTTGGAAGAAATGGTTTAG